In Phacochoerus africanus isolate WHEZ1 chromosome 16, ROS_Pafr_v1, whole genome shotgun sequence, one genomic interval encodes:
- the RALA gene encoding ras-related protein Ral-A — MAANKPKGQNSLALHKVIMVGSGGVGKSALTLQFMYDEFVEDYEPTKADSYRKKVVLDGEEVQIDILDTAGQEDYAAIRDNYFRSGEGFLCVFSITELESFAATADFREQILRVKEDENVPFLLVGNKSDLEDKRQVSVEEAKTRADQWNVNYVETSAKTRANVDKVFFDLMREIRARKMEDSKEKNGKKKRKSLAKRIRERCCIL, encoded by the exons ATGGCTGCAAACAAGCCCAAGGGCCAGAATTCCTTGGCCTTGCACAAGGTCATCATGGTGGGCAGCGGCGGCGTGGGCAAGTCCGCTCTGACTCTGCAGTTCATGTACGACGAG TTTGTGGAGGACTACGAGCCGACCAAGGCAGACAGCTATCGGAAGAAGGTGGTGCTGGACGGGGAGGAGGTGCAGATCGACATCCTGGACACGGCGGGCCAGGAGGACTACGCGGCCATCAGAGACAACTACTTCCGCAGCGGCGAGGGCTTCCTCTGCGTCTTCTCCATCACGGAGCTGGAGTCCTTCGCGGCCACCGCCGACTTCAG gGAGCAGATTTTAAGAGTAAAAGAAGATGAGAATGTTCCATTTCTGCTGGTTGGAAACAAATCAGATTTAGAAGATAAAAGGCAGGTTTCTGTAGAAGAGGCCAAAACCAGAGCGGATCAGTGGAACGTTAACTACGTGGAAACATCCGCTAAAACGCGAGCCAATGTCGACAAG gTGTTTTTTGATTTAATGAGGGAAATTCGAGCCCGAAAGATGGAAGAcagcaaagaaaagaatggaaaaaagaagaggaaaagtttAGCCAAGAGAATCAGAGAAAGATGCTGCATTTTATAA